CAGCAGCGCGTTGCGCAGCAGCAGGCTCACTTTTCGCCCTCCCGTACAGCGGCGCGCAGCGCGGGCACGGCGAGCCGTGCGAGGGACGCGGCGGCGGCGACCGACTCCTCGTCGTAATTCCCCTCGGCGTCAAGGATGTTGAGCACCCCGAGGACCTCCCCTCCGTCGATGACGGGCACGTTGATGATGGAGCCGCAGCCCAGGCTCTCGATCAGCTCGTGGTCGGCGAAGATCTCCCGTACAGCGGCCCGGTCGGGGCCGAAGTACGGCTGGCCCGCCTCGATGCACCGGGCAATCCAGCCCTGGGCGACCTCGACGGTCTTCTCCCCGCCCACCGGATACTGTTCCGGGTGGCTGCTGTGCGCCCGGCGCAGTGCGCGGCGCCCGGGAATCCAGGCGAGGACCGTGAACAGCCGTACTCCCAGCTCCCGCCGTACGGTCGCCTCCAGTTCGTCCAGGCCGGTCATTTCATCGTCTCCTTCGTCACGTCGGCGTGTTCGGTCAGGTCTTCGAGGGATCGTCCGGCCGTGGCCAGGCCGAACACGAGCACGCAGATCACCCCGGCCGCCAGCACCGCCGTGGTGAGGCCGAAGACGCCCGCGAAGCCCAGGCTCGCGGCGGACAGGCCGATGATCGTGGGCGCCAGGATGCTGCCGACCCGGCCGAACGCGCTGGACAGGCCGGTGCCGGTGGCGCGGATCCAGGTGGGGAACACCTCGGGGGTGTACGAGTAGACGCCTGCGTACGTGCCGTTGAGGAAGAAGGACAGCACCGCTCCGGCCAGCGTGATGGTGACCGGGCTGTCCATCTGGGACAGCCAGAACGCGCTGACCGCCGAGCCGGACAGGTAGATCGCGATGGTGTTCTTGCGGTCCAGCCGCTCCGACAGCCAGGC
This DNA window, taken from Streptosporangium album, encodes the following:
- a CDS encoding GAF domain-containing protein, which gives rise to MTGLDELEATVRRELGVRLFTVLAWIPGRRALRRAHSSHPEQYPVGGEKTVEVAQGWIARCIEAGQPYFGPDRAAVREIFADHELIESLGCGSIINVPVIDGGEVLGVLNILDAEGNYDEESVAAAASLARLAVPALRAAVREGEK